The following proteins come from a genomic window of Helicobacter canadensis MIT 98-5491:
- a CDS encoding class I SAM-dependent methyltransferase, whose translation MGVLRNIFTKLHQKTKRDYFTRMADSKVECMGIAKKYEKDFWDGDRRYGYGGYKYDGRWEAVARDLIEIYQLNNKSKILDVGCGKAFLLYEIKKILPNIQVVGFDISEYAIKNAKEEVAENLFVYDARSPFPFGDEEFDLVISLGTLHNLALFDLKIAFSEIERVGKQKYIMAESYRNNQELFNLQCWALTCESFLNPSEWIWIAREFGYKGDYEFIYFE comes from the coding sequence ATGGGTGTTTTACGAAATATTTTTACAAAATTGCATCAAAAGACCAAAAGGGATTATTTCACAAGGATGGCAGATTCTAAAGTAGAATGTATGGGTATTGCTAAGAAATATGAAAAGGATTTTTGGGATGGAGATAGGCGATATGGGTATGGTGGATATAAATATGATGGAAGATGGGAAGCGGTTGCTAGAGATTTGATAGAAATTTATCAATTAAATAACAAAAGCAAAATTTTAGATGTAGGTTGCGGAAAAGCATTTTTGTTGTATGAGATTAAAAAGATTTTACCTAATATACAGGTAGTTGGCTTTGATATTTCAGAGTATGCAATAAAAAATGCTAAGGAGGAAGTTGCAGAAAATTTATTTGTTTATGATGCACGAAGTCCTTTTCCATTTGGGGATGAAGAATTTGACTTAGTAATCTCACTTGGGACATTGCATAATTTAGCATTGTTTGATTTGAAAATAGCTTTTAGTGAGATTGAGCGTGTAGGAAAGCAAAAATATATTATGGCGGAATCTTATAGAAATAATCAAGAACTTTTCAATCTTCAATGCTGGGCACTTACTTGCGAGAGTTTTTTAAACCCTAGTGAGTGGATATGGATAGCAAGGGAGTTTGGATATAAAGGTGATTATGAATTTATTTATTTTGAATAG
- a CDS encoding radical SAM protein, whose product MKEFVLDSHKLHYHFERVAEFQKNGDCYPIYMEVSPVGLCNHRCIFCAYDYIDYPNRHLDKERFLSFLDEVASLGLKSILYAGEGEPLIHKNIADFVKKTKEVGIDCGMFSNGELLSERLAEQLLPYLTFLRFSFNGGDAQTYAKVHKPSRNVGSNIGSGGGGAYQLMSKVLHNIEYAVNFKNKNQLNVDLGSQFVLLPENKDTLLSAISHLKNAGVDFISVKPFVFQNEQQKYSERQGFIFFDEIKDLAKEAKSYEDDNFKVIFRENAFLNKQNGRSYSHCYGCNFITTLNSAGDLATCLPYWNKEEFVYGNIYQNSFYEIWNGEKRKKIKSFLERDLNCQKCPTNCRPNAINEFLNDIFSKEIKHVNFI is encoded by the coding sequence ATGAAAGAATTTGTTTTAGATTCTCATAAGTTACATTACCATTTTGAGAGGGTGGCAGAATTTCAGAAAAATGGAGATTGTTATCCTATATATATGGAAGTTTCTCCTGTTGGATTATGCAATCATCGATGTATTTTTTGTGCCTATGATTATATTGATTATCCTAATAGACATTTGGATAAAGAAAGATTTTTGAGTTTTTTGGATGAAGTTGCTTCACTTGGTCTTAAAAGCATTTTGTATGCTGGGGAAGGAGAACCATTAATTCATAAAAATATTGCGGATTTTGTTAAAAAGACAAAAGAAGTGGGAATTGATTGTGGTATGTTTAGCAATGGAGAACTTTTAAGTGAAAGATTAGCTGAACAATTATTGCCCTATCTTACATTTTTGCGATTTAGTTTTAATGGTGGGGATGCACAAACTTATGCTAAAGTTCATAAACCTTCTAGGAATGTAGGATCTAATATAGGTTCGGGGGGGGGGGGGGCATATCAATTAATGAGTAAGGTATTGCACAATATAGAATATGCTGTTAATTTTAAAAATAAAAACCAATTAAATGTGGATTTGGGTTCGCAATTTGTGCTTTTGCCCGAAAATAAAGATACATTATTATCGGCTATTTCCCATTTAAAAAATGCTGGAGTAGATTTTATTTCCGTTAAACCCTTTGTTTTTCAAAATGAGCAACAAAAATATAGTGAGAGGCAGGGTTTTATTTTTTTTGATGAAATTAAGGACTTGGCTAAAGAAGCTAAAAGTTATGAAGATGATAATTTTAAGGTTATTTTTAGAGAAAATGCTTTTTTAAATAAACAAAATGGGAGAAGTTATTCTCATTGCTATGGATGCAATTTTATAACAACTTTAAATTCTGCTGGAGATTTAGCTACTTGCCTTCCGTATTGGAATAAAGAAGAGTTTGTGTATGGCAATATTTATCAAAATTCTTTTTATGAAATTTGGAATGGAGAGAAACGAAAAAAAATTAAATCTTTTTTAGAGCGAGACTTGAATTGTCAAAAGTGTCCAACAAATTGCCGTCCAAATGCAATTAATGAATTTTTAAATGATATTTTTAGCAAAGAAATAAAGCATGTTAATTTTATTTGA
- a CDS encoding flagellin B has translation MSYRIYTNVNALNAHTSGLVNNRNMSESLEKLSSGLRINKAADDASGMAIADSLRSQAAALGQATRNANDAIGMIQTADKAMDEQIKILDTIKTKATQAAQDGQTTTTRNALQSDILRLMEELDNIANTTSFNGQQMLSGAFTNKEFQIGAYSNITVKASIQPTNSHKIGHVRYETGAEMSVSAGSSNLNEVTLRFLNTDGTNNYAIESIKISTSAGTGIGALAEAINKNSDTLGVRATYNVMGQGAGAIASGTVRGLVINGIAIGDVNDVQKNDYDGRLINAINAQKERTGVQASLSISGALQLTSTDGRAISVQVASGSSVLGGGSFAGVSGTTHAIVGRLTLIRLNARDILVSGTNFSQVGLHSGATNIQNGSGIAQYTVNLRSVNGEFDANIASAIGANANTAVAAVNSNGIGAGVTSLEGAMAVMDMAQSAQEHLDKIRADLGSVQQQLVSTINNITVTQVNVKSAESQIRDTDFAEESANFSKTNILAQSGSFAMAQANQVQQNILQLLQ, from the coding sequence ATGAGTTATAGGATATACACAAATGTTAATGCGTTAAACGCACACACTTCTGGTCTTGTTAATAATAGAAACATGTCAGAATCTCTAGAGAAATTAAGCTCTGGTTTAAGAATCAATAAAGCCGCGGATGACGCATCGGGAATGGCGATTGCCGATAGCCTCCGTTCTCAAGCAGCTGCATTGGGTCAAGCCACAAGAAACGCTAATGATGCTATTGGTATGATTCAAACAGCCGATAAAGCAATGGATGAGCAAATTAAAATTCTAGATACAATCAAAACAAAAGCCACACAAGCAGCACAAGATGGTCAAACCACCACAACAAGAAATGCGCTACAAAGTGATATTCTAAGACTTATGGAAGAACTTGACAATATCGCCAATACAACAAGCTTCAATGGACAACAAATGCTCTCTGGTGCTTTCACTAACAAAGAATTTCAAATTGGTGCTTATTCTAATATTACTGTTAAAGCCTCTATCCAACCAACTAATTCTCATAAAATAGGACATGTTCGCTATGAAACAGGAGCTGAAATGTCCGTAAGTGCGGGATCAAGCAATCTCAATGAAGTAACTTTAAGATTTTTAAACACAGATGGAACTAATAATTACGCCATCGAATCAATTAAAATCTCTACTTCAGCAGGAACAGGAATTGGTGCATTAGCCGAAGCCATCAATAAAAACTCTGATACTTTAGGCGTGAGGGCAACTTATAATGTAATGGGGCAAGGGGCTGGAGCAATTGCTTCAGGAACTGTTAGGGGATTAGTTATTAATGGTATTGCTATTGGCGATGTGAATGATGTCCAAAAAAATGATTATGATGGAAGACTCATTAATGCCATCAATGCTCAAAAAGAAAGAACAGGTGTGCAAGCTTCTTTAAGCATTTCAGGAGCATTACAGCTTACAAGCACCGATGGACGAGCAATTTCTGTCCAAGTAGCTAGCGGCTCCTCTGTTCTTGGTGGAGGTTCATTTGCTGGAGTTTCAGGGACAACGCACGCTATTGTTGGACGCTTAACTCTCATTCGTCTTAATGCAAGAGACATTTTAGTATCTGGAACAAATTTCTCTCAAGTTGGCTTACACTCTGGTGCAACCAACATTCAAAATGGTTCCGGAATCGCACAATACACTGTGAATCTAAGAAGTGTTAATGGTGAGTTTGATGCTAATATTGCTTCTGCCATTGGAGCTAATGCCAATACAGCTGTTGCTGCTGTTAATTCTAATGGAATTGGGGCTGGAGTAACAAGCCTAGAAGGTGCTATGGCAGTTATGGATATGGCGCAATCTGCACAAGAACATTTAGATAAAATCCGTGCTGACCTTGGTTCTGTGCAACAACAACTTGTTTCAACTATTAACAACATTACCGTAACGCAAGTAAATGTGAAATCCGCTGAATCACAAATCCGCGATACAGACTTCGCTGAAGAATCTGCAAACTTCTCTAAAACAAACATTCTTGCACAATCAGGAAGCTTTGCAATGGCACAAGCCAACCAAGTGCAACAAAACATTCTCCAACTTTTACAATAA
- a CDS encoding radical SAM protein: MSDIFRIDSHKLIFHPTRVSQWLESYGNWEKEKEIYPIYVEVSPYGACNHRCTFCGVDYMGYKNIKIDFEIYKQIVREMGDLGVKSVMFAGEGEPMLHRDLDLMIEATKKAGIDVAITTNFVPIKLDKMPKILKNTTWIKASINAGNAKVYSQIHRTREDDFYRVLKNLEESIKIRQKIESSCTIGVQMLLLPQNYQTAIEFAITLRDIGVDYLVIKPYSQHLFSRTREYEGLDYSQYLFLEKSLNELSSEEFSIIFRSDTMKKLTGNRNFYEKCYSTPYFWGYISANGEVYGCSCYLGDDRFSYGNINQNSFKQIWQSIKRQENIRFIQNDLDIKKCRVNCRMDSINRYLWELKHSNSHVNFI, translated from the coding sequence ATGAGCGATATTTTTAGAATCGATTCTCACAAGTTAATTTTTCATCCTACAAGGGTATCGCAATGGCTTGAATCTTATGGTAATTGGGAAAAAGAAAAAGAGATTTATCCTATTTATGTTGAAGTTTCTCCTTATGGTGCATGCAATCATCGCTGCACATTTTGTGGAGTTGATTATATGGGATATAAAAATATTAAAATTGATTTTGAAATTTATAAGCAAATAGTTCGTGAGATGGGTGATCTTGGGGTTAAAAGTGTAATGTTCGCAGGAGAGGGGGAGCCAATGTTACATAGAGATCTTGATTTAATGATAGAGGCAACAAAGAAAGCTGGAATTGATGTAGCTATTACTACCAATTTTGTTCCTATTAAACTAGATAAAATGCCTAAGATTCTAAAGAATACGACCTGGATTAAAGCTAGTATTAATGCAGGAAATGCAAAAGTTTATTCTCAAATTCATAGAACAAGGGAAGATGATTTTTACAGAGTTCTTAAAAATTTAGAAGAATCAATAAAAATACGGCAAAAAATAGAAAGCTCTTGTACTATTGGAGTGCAAATGTTGCTTTTGCCTCAAAATTACCAAACCGCTATAGAGTTTGCAATTACATTAAGGGATATTGGAGTTGATTATTTGGTAATTAAGCCGTATTCTCAGCATCTTTTTAGCCGAACTAGAGAATATGAAGGTTTAGATTATAGTCAATATTTGTTTCTAGAAAAAAGTCTAAATGAATTAAGCAGTGAAGAGTTTTCTATTATTTTTAGGTCAGATACAATGAAAAAGTTAACTGGAAATAGAAATTTTTATGAAAAATGTTATTCTACTCCATATTTTTGGGGATATATAAGTGCTAATGGAGAGGTTTATGGTTGCAGTTGTTATTTAGGTGATGATCGTTTTTCATATGGAAATATTAATCAGAATAGTTTTAAGCAAATTTGGCAAAGCATAAAGAGGCAGGAAAATATTCGATTCATACAAAATGATTTAGATATAAAAAAGTGTAGAGTAAATTGCAGAATGGATTCCATTAATCGATATTTATGGGAATTAAAACATTCAAATTCCCATGTGAATTTTATCTAG
- a CDS encoding transketolase family protein: MRNAIANCIIEVAKKDSNVFLISGDAGLGVWDTFKEEYKEQYINPGINEALCVSMAAGLALCGRKVVYYNIAPFVMMRPYEQVRNDICYQELPVILVGTGSGFTYMPSGMTHYALEDIGLALSLPNLNIFSPCDPLEAKACFQYAYHSKKPSYIRIPKAGEPNLHKREIEDVAQLQFLLKNKSEILLLSHSSIVQEVLKAGEILGCDVASKPFINSMDFNLESYKIIFVIEEHFSYGGLGTFLRSHTNANIEILGVPNKYVHLIGNCDYGRTFFGIDCKGIVESVQKRMEL; encoded by the coding sequence ATGAGAAATGCAATAGCAAATTGTATCATTGAAGTAGCTAAAAAAGATTCAAATGTATTTTTGATTAGCGGAGATGCTGGGCTTGGTGTTTGGGATACATTTAAAGAGGAGTATAAAGAGCAATATATCAATCCTGGAATCAATGAAGCATTATGTGTTAGTATGGCAGCTGGTTTGGCTTTGTGCGGAAGAAAGGTTGTGTATTATAATATTGCTCCATTTGTAATGATGCGTCCTTATGAGCAAGTAAGAAATGACATTTGCTATCAAGAGTTGCCTGTTATTTTGGTTGGAACTGGAAGTGGCTTTACCTATATGCCAAGTGGTATGACTCATTATGCTTTAGAAGATATAGGTTTAGCCTTGAGTTTGCCAAATTTAAATATTTTTTCACCTTGTGATCCTTTGGAAGCAAAGGCTTGTTTTCAGTATGCTTATCACTCCAAGAAGCCAAGTTATATTAGAATCCCTAAAGCAGGCGAACCTAATTTGCATAAAAGGGAGATTGAAGATGTTGCACAATTGCAATTTTTATTGAAAAACAAGAGTGAGATTTTGCTTTTATCTCATAGTTCAATTGTTCAAGAAGTGCTTAAAGCAGGTGAAATTCTTGGATGTGATGTTGCGAGTAAGCCTTTTATTAATTCAATGGACTTTAATTTAGAATCCTATAAAATTATTTTTGTTATTGAAGAGCATTTTAGTTATGGTGGCTTAGGGACATTTTTAAGATCCCATACAAATGCAAATATAGAAATTTTAGGTGTGCCAAATAAATATGTGCATTTAATAGGGAATTGTGATTATGGACGCACTTTTTTTGGAATTGATTGTAAGGGAATCGTTGAATCTGTGCAAAAGAGAATGGAGTTATAA
- a CDS encoding transketolase → MTQTAKEIRKTILQIANRAKSPHIGSALGCVDILSALYFKVLNLQNYETRDIFILSKAHAAMALYATLYHRDLMNKQTLLGYYQNGGTLPAHTDRNSHAYIEISAGSLGHGLPIGIGMAMAFKKSKEDRKRNVYILMGDGEIQEGSIWEAAMLGSKLKLDNIVVFIDRNDLQGYGRASELVEFEPLEDKWKAFGWDCIRVDGHCEEKIVEAATNRRNRPLCIICDTIKGKGVEFMEDKLEWHYYLVTDEIYSKALEVLK, encoded by the coding sequence ATGACACAAACAGCAAAAGAGATTCGTAAAACAATTTTGCAAATTGCTAATCGTGCAAAAAGCCCACACATTGGTTCGGCTTTAGGGTGTGTAGATATTTTAAGTGCCTTATATTTTAAAGTTTTGAATTTACAGAATTATGAAACTAGAGACATTTTTATACTTTCAAAGGCACATGCTGCAATGGCATTGTATGCAACTTTATACCATAGAGACTTAATGAATAAACAAACGCTTTTGGGATATTACCAAAATGGCGGAACATTGCCAGCACACACAGATAGGAATTCTCATGCTTATATTGAGATTTCTGCAGGAAGTTTAGGGCATGGGTTGCCTATTGGCATTGGTATGGCAATGGCTTTTAAAAAGAGTAAGGAAGATAGGAAGCGTAATGTTTATATCTTGATGGGTGATGGTGAGATTCAGGAGGGAAGTATTTGGGAAGCAGCAATGCTTGGATCAAAGTTGAAGTTGGATAATATTGTAGTATTTATAGATAGAAATGATCTACAAGGTTATGGCAGGGCTAGTGAACTTGTAGAGTTTGAACCATTAGAGGATAAATGGAAGGCATTTGGTTGGGATTGCATACGGGTGGATGGACATTGCGAGGAAAAGATTGTTGAGGCAGCCACAAATAGAAGAAATCGACCACTTTGTATAATTTGTGATACCATAAAGGGCAAGGGAGTGGAATTTATGGAGGATAAATTAGAATGGCATTATTATTTGGTAACAGATGAGATTTATTCTAAAGCATTAGAGGTTTTAAAATGA